A part of Roseitalea porphyridii genomic DNA contains:
- the tmk gene encoding dTMP kinase yields MTAAARTPVNDDTRTGLFISFEGGEGVGKSTQIRLLAKRLRARGHDVTVSREPGGTPGAEAVRHVLLDQAAAESFGPAMEALLFAAARNDHVEQVIRPALARGEVMLVDRFMDSTRVYQGMSGNLDPGFVTSLERVAVHGTVPDLTIILDLDPETGLKRAHARRTQGQQRDRFEKETVAVHEARRRAFRHIAEAEPDRCRLIDASGDAADVAEAVWHAVEPLLERRPGGERR; encoded by the coding sequence GTGACCGCCGCCGCCCGGACGCCCGTGAACGACGATACCCGCACAGGCCTTTTCATCAGCTTCGAAGGCGGCGAGGGGGTTGGCAAGTCGACCCAGATCCGGCTTCTGGCCAAGCGCCTGCGCGCACGCGGCCATGACGTTACCGTCTCGCGCGAGCCCGGCGGCACGCCCGGCGCCGAAGCGGTCCGACACGTGCTGCTGGATCAAGCCGCGGCCGAAAGCTTCGGCCCCGCCATGGAGGCGCTGCTTTTCGCTGCCGCGCGCAACGATCACGTCGAACAGGTCATTCGCCCGGCGCTGGCACGCGGCGAGGTCATGCTGGTCGACCGGTTCATGGATTCAACCCGCGTCTATCAGGGCATGAGCGGCAATCTCGATCCAGGGTTCGTCACCTCGCTCGAGCGGGTCGCGGTGCACGGCACCGTTCCCGACCTGACGATCATTCTCGATCTCGATCCGGAAACCGGGCTGAAGCGCGCCCATGCGCGTCGCACGCAGGGCCAGCAGCGTGACCGGTTCGAGAAGGAAACGGTGGCCGTTCACGAGGCCCGCAGACGCGCGTTCCGCCACATCGCCGAAGCCGAGCCCGACAGGTGCCGGCTGATCGATGCGAGCGGGGACGCCGCCGATGTCGCCGAGGCGGTCTGGCATGCGGTGGAGCCGCTGCTCGAGCGGCGACCCGGCGGGGAACGTCGGTGA
- a CDS encoding D-alanyl-D-alanine carboxypeptidase family protein — protein MPFSFVTAARWRHPVFVLALIAALACAVAPPARAQLFETRAEQAMLLDVGSGTILFAKNPDVPIPPASLAKLMTMEVVFHALKMGRLTMDDTFLVSENAWRTGGAASGTSTMFAEINSEIRLEDLIKGVIVQSANDGCIIIAEGIAGSEAAFAQLMNERARELGLEGSNFVNSTGLPAEGQAVTMRDLITLALHIQRTYPEFYEFYSQREFTWNGITQRNRNPLLPMEIGADGFKTGFTEASGYAIVGSVARDGRRLIVAMSGLESERMRAEEARKMLDWGMRAFEPHSLFDAGDEVGNVRLYGGERGSVPVRLIDPLTVLMPLTGQSSLRAAIVFDGPVPAPVGEGDRIADLHIYFGDELAHSAPLEAAQSVERGPIHRQALDALLELAIGWIRT, from the coding sequence ATGCCCTTCAGCTTCGTTACGGCCGCCCGGTGGCGGCATCCTGTCTTCGTTCTGGCGCTCATTGCCGCTCTTGCGTGCGCGGTCGCGCCGCCGGCCCGCGCCCAGCTCTTCGAGACCCGGGCCGAACAGGCGATGCTGCTCGATGTCGGCAGCGGCACCATCCTGTTTGCCAAGAACCCCGATGTGCCGATCCCACCGGCCTCGCTCGCCAAGCTGATGACGATGGAGGTGGTCTTCCACGCGCTAAAGATGGGCCGGCTGACGATGGACGACACGTTCCTGGTCAGTGAGAACGCCTGGCGCACGGGCGGGGCGGCGTCGGGCACGTCGACCATGTTCGCGGAGATCAATTCGGAGATCCGGCTCGAGGACCTCATCAAGGGCGTGATCGTGCAGTCCGCCAATGATGGCTGCATCATCATCGCCGAGGGGATTGCCGGCTCGGAAGCGGCGTTCGCGCAACTGATGAACGAGCGGGCGCGCGAACTGGGGCTTGAGGGTTCCAACTTCGTCAACTCGACCGGGCTGCCCGCCGAGGGACAGGCGGTTACGATGCGCGACCTGATCACGCTGGCGCTGCACATCCAGCGCACCTATCCCGAATTCTACGAGTTCTACAGCCAGCGGGAGTTCACCTGGAACGGCATCACCCAGCGCAACCGCAATCCGCTGCTGCCGATGGAGATCGGCGCCGACGGGTTCAAGACGGGCTTCACCGAAGCCTCGGGCTACGCGATCGTCGGTTCGGTCGCACGCGACGGGCGCCGGCTGATCGTGGCGATGAGCGGGCTCGAATCCGAACGCATGCGTGCCGAGGAGGCGCGCAAGATGCTCGATTGGGGAATGCGGGCCTTCGAACCCCACAGCCTGTTCGATGCGGGCGACGAGGTGGGTAATGTGCGCCTTTACGGCGGTGAACGCGGTTCGGTGCCGGTCCGCCTGATCGACCCGCTGACCGTGTTGATGCCGCTCACCGGCCAGAGCAGCCTGCGGGCCGCCATCGTCTTCGACGGACCGGTGCCGGCACCGGTGGGCGAGGGCGACCGGATCGCCGACCTGCACATCTATTTCGGCGACGAACTGGCTCATTCGGCGCCGCTCGAAGCCGCGCAGTCCGTCGAGCGCGGCCCGATCCACCGGCAGGCCCTCGATGCGCTTCTCGAACTGGCGATCGGCTGGATCAGGACGTGA
- a CDS encoding septal ring lytic transglycosylase RlpA family protein, translating into MGTTTFRIGLGRGGIVAALCIAVVGCGSSMSPKVALTSGSSSVVAASSDVINLSNLPVFTENAATSGAESFSVAAYGVAASPRVANGTRIQRGGGREMVGRPYTVRGRRYYPTADQPPVQHGRASWYGQAFHGRKTANGEVYDMNHLTAAHKTMPLPSYARVTNKANGRSVIVRVNDRGPFSNDRVIDLSKRAAYMLDYISSGTADVKVEYLGRAPLHGQDDEYLIASFRGAPTVGAPRGGGGAGPDLPGVRRPGVMMASTGEPAPERFGETSAQTPTAGSLLRRATRPLIGLDASAYADRRVASAFDAFAVQPMARTDWKAD; encoded by the coding sequence ATGGGGACCACGACCTTCAGGATCGGCTTGGGGCGGGGCGGCATCGTCGCCGCGCTGTGCATTGCCGTTGTGGGCTGCGGTTCCTCGATGTCGCCCAAGGTCGCCCTGACCAGCGGCAGTTCCAGTGTCGTCGCCGCCAGCAGCGACGTCATCAATCTTTCCAACCTGCCTGTCTTCACCGAAAACGCGGCCACCTCGGGCGCGGAGAGCTTCTCGGTCGCCGCCTATGGTGTCGCCGCCAGCCCTCGCGTCGCCAACGGAACGCGTATCCAGCGCGGTGGCGGGCGTGAGATGGTCGGTCGGCCCTATACGGTTCGCGGCCGCCGCTACTATCCGACCGCGGACCAGCCGCCGGTGCAGCACGGGCGGGCCTCCTGGTACGGTCAGGCCTTCCATGGCCGCAAGACCGCCAATGGCGAAGTCTACGACATGAACCACCTGACGGCGGCGCACAAGACGATGCCGCTGCCGTCCTATGCGCGGGTCACCAACAAGGCCAACGGCCGGTCGGTGATCGTGCGGGTCAACGACCGCGGCCCGTTCTCCAACGACCGCGTCATCGATCTGTCCAAGCGTGCCGCCTACATGCTCGACTACATTTCCTCGGGCACGGCCGACGTGAAGGTGGAATATCTCGGCCGCGCTCCGCTGCACGGCCAGGACGACGAATATCTGATCGCCTCGTTCCGCGGCGCGCCGACCGTCGGTGCGCCACGCGGCGGTGGCGGCGCGGGGCCGGATCTTCCGGGTGTGCGTCGGCCCGGCGTGATGATGGCCTCGACCGGGGAGCCCGCGCCCGAACGATTCGGCGAGACTTCCGCGCAGACGCCGACGGCCGGCTCGCTGCTGCGCCGTGCCACGCGTCCGCTGATCGGTCTTGACGCGTCGGCCTATGCCGACCGGCGCGTCGCCAGCGCTTTCGATGCGTTTGCGGTGCAGCCGATGGCCCGCACCGACTGGAAGGCCGACTGA